From a region of the Mercurialis annua linkage group LG1-X, ddMerAnnu1.2, whole genome shotgun sequence genome:
- the LOC126665801 gene encoding uncharacterized GPI-anchored protein At4g28100: MFPTTLLSLFLLPFLTSGLSNPDPETIEAFLPKASPAATIPAFPEQSDVAGCPLNIPDELFHSVKWACGNGRSGQLEKSRCCPVLAAWLYAAYSATALGRVRASPTALSGQSYELPVLPDDSETCVDDLGKALRERGIELGRANESCDTVYCYCGIRLHPLSCAQAFYTDSNGKLVGDKRIRKLEKDCLSPALPACSNCLKTLHSLNKNSSKSDERTTKMHNKDCQLMGLTWLLAKNTTAYIHTVSAVLGAIMTNGDASSCGLGRDGLPLAVDSSQIPNHSSSIAHQLPFILIFLLNVVLITSF; encoded by the exons ATGTTCCCTACCACTTTACTTTCTCTCTTCCTCTTGCCCTTTCTCACTTCGGGTCTATCGAACCCGGACCCGGAAACCATCGAAGCCTTCCTCCCGAAGGCATCACCGGCAGCAACAATTCCGGCATTCCCAGAACAATCCGACGTCGCAGGCTGTCCATTAAACATTCCCGATGAGCTTTTCCACAGCGTAAAATGGGCATGTGGAAATGGCAGAAGCGGGCAGCTAGAGAAAAGCAGATGCTGCCCGGTTCTCGCAGCTTGGCTATATGCTGCCTACTCCGCCACCGCTCTCGGGCGAGTACGAGCATCCCCGACGGCGTTGTCGGGTCAGTCTTATGAGCTACCAGTGCTGCCGGATGACTCGGAGACTTGTGTGGATGATTTGGGTAAGGCGTTGAGAGAGAGAGGGATAGAGTTGGGTCGAGCAAATGAAAGCTGTGATACTGTGTATTGTTATTGCGGAATTAGATTGCACCCATTGAGTTGTGCTCAAGCTTTTTATACTGATTCCAACGGAAAACTCGTCGGAGATAAAAGAATTCGGAAGTTGGAAAAAGATTGTTTGAGTCCTGCTCTACCCGCCTGCTCCAACTGCTTAAAAACCCTTCATTCG CTTAACAAAAACTCAAGCAAATCAGACGAGAGGACCACAAAAATGCATAATAAAGATTGCCAGCTGATGGGTCTAACATGGCTTTTAGCAAAGAACACAACAGCTTATATTCACACAGTTTCCGCAGTATTAGGAGCTATCATGACGAACGGGGACGCCTCCTCTTGCGGTCTTGGTAGGGATGGATTGCCGCTGGCCGTTGATTCGTCTCAAATTCCAAATCATTCTTCGTCAATTGCCCACCAACTGcctttcattttaatttttttgttaaatgtcGTTCTCATTACAAGCTTTTAG